In Schizosaccharomyces osmophilus chromosome 1, complete sequence, the genomic window GGGTTTAAACTGAAACTAAATTTCCAGATCCGGATTGTTTTTGAGGGTAAAATTTTTGCGAGCCATTTTCCTAACCAGTAACTGGCGATTTGAACAAAGAAGACACTATACGCTGCCGAACTTGTTCGATAACTGCTCATGGTATCAAGGAATGCACCAGGAGGAATAAAGATTAAAGTCATCAAAAAGTACCGAAATGTCAATGTTGGTTCTTTAGGGTCATCTTCCAAACTCACGGTTTCTCGAACCTCTATTGGCAACTCTTTTAAATCATCTTCTAATTcctgttctttttcttcgttctcCCACACGTCTTCTTCCTTGACATCTGTCAAGGAAGaatataatttcttttcatcattctttttggatgCATCGTCCAGCTCTGAGTCTAGCGAAAACGATGTATTCGCAACCTCCAATTTGGATCCCGCTTTATACATCTCCTTggcaaaagaaagtatttCTAAATGTATAGCAACATGCTTCCATTCACGTTCTTTTATACAAATCGCTGGATGTATTGATTAACGCGTCGAATTTTGTGATTTTGATGGTGAAGTAACCAATGCGAATTTTGTTACTTTATCGCgtgttttcattttcaaattggGTGATACCTGCCTGCCGAGGAGATACATAGCCATGGTTATCGCGTGTCGCGTGTAATTTATCGCTGCTTATCGAAAGTCAAATGGAGGGGTTGATTAAGATAAGGTGGGGGTAGCCAAGAGGAAAATGTAGTAGGACAGAGTAAGGGTGGATCGAGACGAACGgcataaaaatgaaaagagaaaagaaaaaggaagtgGGATAGAGAGAGAGAAGATGTCTGAGGTACGGAggatgtttttttgttttgtttttgttttttgtttttgtgaATGCTGCTCTATGATTGCAATGGCTCCTCTCTGGATGACTTTACTATTCGGCAGTCTTTCTCACTTATGGATGCTGAAAGAACCAAACGAGTAACGTAGAGTACAGTAGTTGAGTATAGAGTTGGAAGGGTTTTGTATGGAAGGAGACAGCGAGCATGgacttttttaatatttacTTTACGAATatacttaaaaaaaaaagaaaaagagggATTATAAGATTCATAAACAACTAGCATACAACTCGGACTtgcaattcaaaaaaacgTCTATCAAGGGAGCTACCATTTGTGTAAAAGTAAAGCTGGACGGTGCTCCAAGgctttttctatttcgtTCCGATGAGATGCAGCTAGCTCATATATTTCGTAATTCATTCGACATCAGTTCTTGACCATTGAGATTtgaaattcataaaaggGACACCACTGGTAGAAAAACCTGTTTCATATACCATCTCGTCAAGCATAACCGTTGGACGTCGTAAAAGAATTCAGGAATCATTTTAACTAGCATTAAATTGCGGCATGGACCAACTGACAAACATTTGTTGGTCGTTTAGAAAAATAACTCAAGTGTTCCATAGAGAGCATCTGGAAGTTTTGTTCCACCGACATCCTTTGATCTGTTGACCTTCTGTACTCTGTAGAGTCATTGGATTTACATTGATCGCAACAATACAAATGGTCATCGGTATCATTTCCACAGACAATGCAATAGTCAAAGTTCATAAAATAagtgaaataaaaatgaaataaatcaataaaGCGTGAGAGACTACGGATTGATGAAACCGTAATTGTGCAATGaccaaagaaagaaatcgGGATTCGATTTCAAGTTTCTCTTCCTTGGTTTCAACTGGATGGAtattcttactttttttttttcttcaacgattccaaatatatatatatatatatatatctaCATTGCTGTTGTTTTTGTATGACATGCTTGCGACTAGGAAAGAAAGCGACATATTACGCGATGGTAGGAAATGGAGCACGTAAGCTGTGAGGAAAGCAGATATCCATGAGGGAGATTGGTAAAttatttgttgaaaataaaCCATTATTGCGCTACGTCTTTGCAAGAGCAAGTGAACGTAGACAATAATTGAAAAGTCGTATAAATGACTTGTTGATTTCTTGCTAAACATTTTTGAGTCATGAAgatatattcttttttgggtCATCCAAGCATCTATTCAAAGGGTGGAGAAAActaaaaagttttgttttcgcTTTGTACATTGGATACAAACATTTGAACTATTGAATCAAAAGGTTGAATAGTTCAAAGGTTCCATAGGAATGAAAACGACAAAAGTCTTGTCTACCTTTGTTTGCACATTCTACCTATACAACTTTACAGCTAGAGCAACATACGAACCATGAATCCAACTGTTTCATCGTTTTCTACTTGTAGCTTTCTCAGCATATGCGTAAACAAGTCATAAGATTAACATAGAATATACATAACAGGATAGttaatcataaaaaaaataaaaaaaaataaaaattccGCGAAACTATTGTTTGCGACACAAAGAATGCAGAATGAAGAATGCGTAATTAATACTTTGGTTTTGTCTTTGCAGCATCTGCAACTCGAACAGGACGAATTAAATCTTTAAAccattttgtttccaattCCAATTCATAGATCCTATGTTCCAAttgcttgattttcttttcgtatTCCTGGACCGTCTGTTCGAGGTATTGctctttggcttttcttCGTTGTCGAAATCGAGCACTCGCCAAAGTGTTTCTTCTACGCCGTTCTTTGTCTTCGACAACACCGACCATTCCTTCAAAGGGACTTGTCATTGACGATTCGTTGCCAGAAAAGTCCGCCGTAGGAGCGTTTTCTTCTCCCGcactttcttttgcatgCTTTTGCTCTAGTTCTAGCTCTAGGGCGTTCATGGGTGGTAAGTCATCATCATTCGTGTTGGGGGGAAACGTCGTTGCATGCCCATTTCTGCCATAGGCGATTTGGAACCCATTCTCCTGAGCAGACTTGATGTATTGCAACGTGGAATATTCCTTGGAATCTAAATATTCTCGATACGACTTGTTACTCTTTGGTGACACTGGTTGCTCTTGAGGAATGTACTCGGTGGCATTAGGAATTACTGCTCGAGTCGGTAGTGTAGAATTCGATTCCATACTTCATCGATAATTGAATTAGGATTCACAAAACCCTCGCTTGCTTGAAAATCTTGTCAATTTGTtgggaaaagaagaaattaataCTACCaacttttccatttcattgACAAATTCACAATACCTAGTTCATTAAAGTTTGAATCGAGGATAGCAACAACTATCAACAACGATGCGGGtttgtcttgtttttttcccCAAGCTTGTACCTCATTTTACGTGATCTTTGCAAAAATTGAGTCAGCCTTGTTCTTGACTTACGAGCGATGATCCATCGTTGTACACTTACTACTAACCAAGCCTTTGGATTCGTACATATAGCTACTAATCACGCAAACGCCCTCGTTCCTCTTCTTAGTGTCACTGTCACTGTCACTGTCACTATTCGCCAAGAAATTCTCGTTCCCCTTGTATGATATTAAACGCTTCAAATTAATAATATAATGCAAACAAGTGTTTCCTAATTCACTGTTGGACATCAAGCAACAGCATCACAACCTCTTGGTAACCCAAGCTACTACAGGTAGCTGCAGGCAAACTTTGAAAGTTCTCTAGCAAACTACGACAGGTACTGCATCCTATTCATAAAAACATTAgataaaatagaaatgcTACTCATTTTGTAACAAGGATTTCCGCCTACTTTTTAATACAAAACTCAGCGGAAAGATCCCCAAGAGattcactttttttattttttattttattttatttttatttttgttcattcATCGAAAGACCGCCTGCGACCGCCGAATACAAGATGAAGCCATGATAACACTACGATGCATCACAGAAAATTTCATTGGCGTTACCAACACTTACAAGTCGTTTCGACTACGAAAATTATATTAAAGCGTTAATACAATATATTGATAGCCACAAGCATCTATTACGTGATAGAAGGAATTTGGAtgcaaaattttcaattggGTGAAGATCTGGCATCATGGGCGAGATACTgataaatacaaaattgAACGAGTCCCCCGGTTTGTGAACAGAACCGTGGAGTTAACCAAAACCTACGTTAATCGTATCTTGGTGTCTTTGAAGAGACATGGAATCCGCCACCTCATGGAATGATAAAGACTTAGAGTCAAAGGTCGTTGATCCCGAAAAGACGCTTCCAACGCTGGAGCGCCGGGTGTCGGCGAGCACTCAGTCGAGCGAACCTGGAGTCGAAACTGACTATGGCGCTGATTCGGGATTGAAACGAAAATTAAGCTCTCGACACTTGTATATGATTTCGCTGGGTACCGCCATTGGTACAGCTCTTTGGTTAGGTTCAGGTGCTAATCTCACAACTGCTGGACCAGTTGGTATGTGGATTGGATTTTGGATTGCTGCTTCCATTGCTTGGGCTTTGATGCAATCCGTCGGTGAACTCACCGTCATGTATCCTGTTCCTTCTGCTTTTCCGCGTTGGAGTCAGAATCTGGTCGATCACTCCATCGGGATTTCCCATGGTTGGGCCTTTTGGTTGTTGTACACTTTGAGTATTCCAACA contains:
- a CDS encoding DNA-binding transcription factor Zip1-like, which encodes MESNSTLPTRAVIPNATEYIPQEQPVSPKSNKSYREYLDSKEYSTLQYIKSAQENGFQIAYGRNGHATTFPPNTNDDDLPPMNALELELEQKHAKESAGEENAPTADFSGNESSMTSPFEGMVGVVEDKERRRRNTLASARFRQRRKAKEQYLEQTVQEYEKKIKQLEHRIYELELETKWFKDLIRPVRVADAAKTKPKY